In the Meleagris gallopavo isolate NT-WF06-2002-E0010 breed Aviagen turkey brand Nicholas breeding stock chromosome 22 unlocalized genomic scaffold, Turkey_5.1 Chr22_random_7180001957271, whole genome shotgun sequence genome, one interval contains:
- the LOC100539273 gene encoding chromodomain-helicase-DNA-binding protein 1-like — protein ICFKQILKQRPRFVALKKQPSYIGGRDCLELRDYQLNGLNWLAHSWCKGNSCILADEMGLGKTIQTISFLNYLFHEHELYGPFLLVVPLSTLTSWQREIQTWAPQMNAVVYLGDIASRNTIRTHEWMHPQTKRLKFNILLTTYEILLKDKSFLGGLNWVFIGIDEAHRLKNDDSLLYKTLIDFKSNHRLLITGTPLQNSLRELWSLLHFIMPEK, from the exons ATTTGCTTTAAACAGATTCTAAAACAGAGGCCGAGATTTGTTGCGTTAAAGAAGCAACCATCTTATATTGGAGGGCGCGATTGTTTAGAGTTAAGAGACTATCAGTTAAATGGGCTGAACTGGCTTGCTCACTCGTGGTGCAA aggGAATAGTTGTATTCTTGCAGATGAAATGGGTCTGGGTAAAACAATacaaacaatttcttttctgaactaCCTGTTCCATGAACATGAACTGTATGGGCCTTTCTTGCTGGTTGTCCCGCTTTCTACTTTGACGTCTTGGCAAAGAGAGATTCAAACTTGGGCTCCTCAGATGAATGCTGTGGTTTACTTAGGAGATATAGCTAGTAGAAATACG atAAGAACTCACGAATGGATGCATCCACAGACCAAACGATTAAAATTCAATATACTTCTAACAACTTATGAAATCTTGCTGAAGGATAAG TCATTCCTTGGTGGTCTGAATTGGGTGTTTATAGGGATTGATGAAGCTCATCGTTTAAAAAATGATGATTCCCTTCTATACAAGACTTTAATAGACTTCAAGTCCAATCATCGTCTTCTTATTACTGGAACCCCCCTGCAGAACTCCCTCAGAGAGCTTTGGTCTTTGCTGCACTTCATCATGCCAGAGAAGTAA